A region from the Nematostella vectensis chromosome 13, jaNemVect1.1, whole genome shotgun sequence genome encodes:
- the LOC116602118 gene encoding ATP-dependent RNA helicase DEAH12, chloroplastic isoform X3: MIMSQEGQRMGNKASSGVSGEKNNTSNVVSESCVNPREDGMNKTSSDGSESCVNTREDGINKTSSEGSESCVNPREDGINKTSSEGYESCVNPRGDGMNKTSCDGSGSCVNTREVGMNKTSSDGSGSCVNTREVGMNKTSSDGSGSCVNPREDRINKTSSEGSESCVNPREDGMNKTSSDGSGSCVNPREDGMNKTSSDGSGSCVNTREDRMNKTSSDGSGSCVNTREVGMNKTSSDGSGSCVNPREDGINKTSSEGSESCVNPREDGINKTSSDGSGSCVNTREDRMNKTSSDGSGSCVNTREVGMNKTSSDRSGSCVNPREDEMSKASSHCSVLINPETRDVTCGASQRSFSNSSTGSSSSILSNKIPKKGRKATEKPKLRAKGFEQGGRGKNFSTNSCESVSRITSSQNPKKQRSARVKRAFDEKFVRKGAKEGHVLTNSGKTTFRNTLSQNPRKKEPRGRNNSNRVNTSVSGRKHEQRPQSAEHGGNETANCTGATPPAPFLGKRRPDSISNSKLPNQDTSLPDLNFKSENVLSAFIPSHSSSDSASLTDCQAYLKKTLANCCYTVTKDELCPGEVLLVFPGKHDMEKALAILRGRIGEDGLRIHLLDPVVQLKRQLVLKQKQVIAQHTRKCNSVNQSIEKISGKGKGKGKSKFIDVSLFNMKETLVQKQHELERQKEEFTSFCEIALASLDSLRDDLHELMTISNRFNREKRRLESALPIYARKSQIIQTIKDNQVTVLIGETGSGKSTQIGQYLYDAGLADKRQIVCTQPRKVAATSLAQQVSREMGQKVGKLVGYMVGSQKHVGPATRLQYTTDHALLMECIKDNTLSKYSCIIIDEAHERSVNTDLLIGMIKHTLPKRPDLKVIITSATINPKLFQDYFGGCPVVEVSGRTFPVEVVWKQGDSSLNSGSDYVSEAIDKVLEIHRTEEPGDVLVFLTCPAEIDRAVTKVCSKVNPLEVICLPLHGKLLQEDQQKVFQQFPGKRKVVFSTNCAETSITIPGVKFVVDTGMAKEMKYEEKRGLNILEVSVISRSSADQRKGRAGRTDSGKCYRLYTEKDYTAMEKCAQPEILRVHLGQTLVKLMDLGISDPFKFDYVEAPSKESINRAVASLVQLGAIKNGSLTELGRKLSKVPLEPRLGRLLFEGIDSQVGLECLVLCSVATVNGSVFFRMGTEDEKKEADMHKFEFCQSEGDFLTLLAVYKEWWNEDPRDRGRWCFEKSLNAKALRLAEDTMRDLKFSLEHDLSIKNARTWKWSPLDDAVVNETLQKIVMSCFSENLCVFSGHSRVGYKNLYDGEYVQLHPSSAINFIGTEPKFLVYEKTLRTTQDFIINVTPIEEAWLLDAVDRNSIQLDLENLEEEILRPFTIKCSEKLRRMMLLPSKEKLQSLQQRVSTICDGSKVYIECKADHGVIKTFIPTKHHKTAAEVINKVLDEGRQQLQREEKEIPLNQTSRVRFVVGKGLAVQQILMEDMYRSVVVRKIGELTPEQILSNLNSYGGLVEYSVKNETLFAMYEDAEQAMKAVAESSVAYGFRVWPYNEFQGPSPCRREKTFKIKVSWNRRIESGRAKVDFTFDRDNLYKVMSILPANGQRPRPLLIGNTTAKVQKDKWDANSIFIQNLNQGEKITKNDIKLALECLSPSIGITNPEQQIQIHYQRRPKTTDEELDSQKEELKKLVMKILDDDASFEVSLRNPNQAFTAFAIIYFRDPIEGANVAKELDGITTSRLEDWDVELKITCFLKTCLTCPQYIYDVIEPGVKDVINDLRQECASECGCRLTVDLLQPKEGSKRVALQVQSDQKCSVQKKTSRDRTGDKDGATCRAKWRRYPRVWN; encoded by the exons ATAATGAGCCAAGAAGGCCAAAGGATGGGAAACAAGGCAAGCAGTGGTGTTTCTGGTGAAAAGAACAATACCAGTAATGTCGTGTCTGAGTCATGTGTTAACCcaagagaagatggaatgaacAAGACCAGCAGTGACGGGTCTGAATCATGTGTAAACACAAGAGAAGATGGAATAAACAAGACCAGTAGTGAAGGGTCTGAATCATGTGTAAACCCAAGGGAAGATGGAATAAACAAGACCAGTAGTGAAGGGTATGAATCATGTGTAAACCCAAGGGGAGATGGAATGAACAAGACCAGTTGTGACGGGTCTGGATCATGTGTAAACACAAGAGAAGTTGGAATGAACAAGACCAGTAGTGACGGGTCTGGGTCATGTGTAAACACAAGAGAAGTTGGAATGAACAAGACCAGTAGTGACGGGTCTGGATCATGTGTAAACCCAAGAGAAGATAGAATAAACAAGACCAGTAGTGAAGGGTCTGAATCATGTGTAAACCCAAGGGAAGATGGAATGAACAAGACCAGTAGTGACGGGTCTGGATCATGTGTAAACCcaagagaagatggaatgaacAAGACCAGTAGTGACGGGTCTGGATCATGTGTAAACACAAGAGAAGATAGAATGAACAAGACCAGTAGTGACGGGTCTGGGTCATGTGTAAACACAAGAGAAGTTGGAATGAACAAGACCAGTAGTGACGGGTCTGGATCATGTGTAAACCCAAGAGAAGATGGAATAAACAAGACCAGTAGTGAAGGGTCTGAATCATGTGTAAACCCAAGGGAAGATGGAATAAACAAGACCAGTAGTGACGGGTCTGGATCATGTGTAAACACAAGAGAAGATAGAATGAACAAGACCAGTAGTGACGGGTCTGGATCATGTGTAAACACAAGAGAAGTCGGAATGAACAAGACCAGTAGTGACCGGTCTGGATCATGTGTAAACCCAAGGGAAGATGAAATGAGCAAGGCCAGTAGTCACTGTTCTGTATTGATTAACCCTGAAACTAGAGACGTAACGTGCGGAGCCAGCCAGAGAAGCTTCTCAAACAGTAGCACTGGATCTTCCTCGAGTATTCTTTCGAATAAGATtccaaaaaaaggaagaaaagctACCGAAAAGCCAAAACTTCGCGCAAAAGGTTTCGAGCAAGGAGGTAGGGGAAAAAACTTCTCTACAAACAGTTGCGAATCTGTTTCAAGAATAACATCGAGTCAAAATCCGAAGAAACAAAGATCAGCCAGGGTAAAGCGTGCATTTGACGAAAAGTTCGTTAGGAAAGGTGCCAAGGAAGGTCACGTTTTAACAAACAGTGGCAAGACTACCTTCCGAAATACTTTGAGTCAAAATCCGAGGAAGAAAGAACCCCGGGGACGAAATAATTCTAACAGAGTCAACACATCTGTTTCTGGTCGGAAGCACGAACAGCGACCTCAGTCAGCAGAACATGGTGGAAATGAAACTGCAAATTGTACTGGTGCAACACCACCGGCGCCATTTCTTGGGAAAAGGAGACCTGATTCAATTTCCAACAGCAAATTGCCAAACCAGGACACGTCCTTGCCGGATTTGAATTTCAAAAGTGAAAATGTGCTTTCTGCATTTATACCTTCGCACTCCTCAAGCGACTCGGCGTCTTTAACAGATTGCCAGGCATACTTGAAAAAGACATTGGCTAACTGTTGTTACACAGTCACAAAGGATGAGCTGTGTCCCGGTGAGGTTCTTCTGGTATTTCCGGGAAAGCATGATATGGAAAAGGCGTTGGCGATTCTTCGGGGAAGGATTGGTGAGGACGGATTAAGGATTCACCTATTGGATCCCGTGGTCCAGTTGAAAAGACAACTAgttctgaaacaaaaacaggtTATTGCTCAACACACGCGAAAATGCAACTCTGTTAATCAGTCCATCGAAAAGATTTCCggaaaaggcaaaggaaaAGGCAAAAGTAAGTTTATTGATGTGAGTTTGTTTAATATGAAGGAGACCTTGGTTCAGAAACAACATGAGCTCGAAAGACAGAAGGAAGAATTCACTTCCTTTTGCGAAATTGCCCTTGCTTCTCTTGACAGCTTAAGAGACGACCTTCATGAGCTTATGACAATTTCCAATCGCTTTAACAGAGAAAAGCGAAGGCTTGAGTCGGCACTACCGATTTACGCCAGGAAGTCTCAAATCATACAGACCATCAAAGACAATCAAGTAACTGTATTGATTGGCGAAACAGGTTCAGGTAAAAGTACCCAGATAGGGCAATACCTTTATGATGCTGGCCTTGCAGATAAGAGACAAATTGTCTGCACTCAACCACGAAAAGTTGCAGCGACTTCCCTTGCTCAACAAGTTTCAAGGGAGATGGGTCAGAAGGTAGGGAAACTCGTGGGCTACATGGTAGGCTCGCAAAAACATGTTGGACCAGCGACCCGATTACAATATACCACGGACCATGCACTCCTGATGGAATGTATAAAAGACAACACCCTGTCCAAATACTCGTGCATAATCATCGACGAGGCCCACGAGAGAAGTGTCAACACAGATTTGCTTATCGGTATGATCAAGCATACTTTACCCAAACGACCAGATCTGAAAGTTATCATTACATCTGCCACCATCAATCCTAAACTCTTTCAAGATTACTTTGGTGGATGCCCAGTCGTCGAAGTGTCAGGAAGAACATTTCCAGTTGAGGTTGTCTGGAAGCAGGGGGATTCTTCTCTCAACAGTGGCAGTGATTATGTTTCCGAGGCGATCGATAAAGTTCTAGAGATTCACAGAACTGAGGAACCGGGTGATGTATTGGTTTTTCTTACTTGCCCTGCGGAAATCGATCGCGCTGTAACTAAAGTTTGCAGCAAGGTGAATCCGCTCGAAGTCATTTGTCTCCCACTTCATGGAAAATTATTGCAGGAAGACCAACAGAAAGTGTTTCAACAGTTTCCAGGAAAAAGAAAGGTTGTGTTTTCTACAAACTGTGCGGAGACGTCTATTACCATTCCAGGAGTGAAGTTTGTGGTGGACACCGGAATGGCGAAGGAGATGAAGTACGAAGAGAAACGCGGGCTCAACATCTTAGAGGTGTCCGTTATCAGTCGAAGCTCCGCTGACCAACGTAAGGGTCGCGCCGGACGCACTGATAGCGGTAAATGTTACCGTTTATACACGGAGAAAGATTACACAGCAATGGAAAAGTGTGCGCAGCCAGAGATTCTACGAGTACACCTTGGGCAGACCTTAGTGAAGTTGATGGACTTGGGAATCAGTGACCCCTTTAAGTTCGACTACGTTGAAGCGCCGTCTAAGGAATCGATTAACCGAGCTGTAGCCTCACTTGTCCAGCTAGGAGCTATAAAGAACGGTTCTTTGACTGAACTTGGAAGAAAGCTGAGTAAAGTCCCTCTCGAGCCTCGCCTTGGGAGATTACTTTTTGAAGGTATTGATAGTCAAGTTGGTCTCGAGTGCTTGGTTCTCTGCTCTGTCGCTACCGTCAACGGAAGCGTCTTTTTTCGAATGGGCActgaagatgaaaaaaaagaagccgATATGCACAAGTTCGAGTTTTGCCAATCCGAAGGTGACTTTCTCACTCTTCTTGCCGTGTACAAGGAGTGGTGGAATGAGGATCCCAGGGACAGAGGGCGGTGGTGCTTCGAGAAAAGCTTGAACGCGAAGGCATTGCGTCTTGCAGAGGACACCATGAGAGATTTAAAATTTTCTCTTGAGCATGATCTGTCTATTAAGAATGCGAGAACCTGGAAATGGTCTCCTTTGGATGATGCAGTAGTCAACGAGACTCTTCAGAAAATCGTAATGTCATGTTTCTCAGAAAACCTTTGTGTCTTTTCAGGACATAGCAGAGTAGGATACAAGAACCTTTATGATGGAGAGTACGTTCAGCTTCATCCATCATCTGCTATCAATTTCATTGGAACGGAGCCTAAGTTTCTCGTGTACGAGAAAACACTAAGGACCACACAAGATTTCATAATTAATGTCACCCCAATCGAGGAGGCATGGCTTCTAGACGCGGTTGACAGAAATAGTATCCAACTCGATCTTGAGAATCTTGAAGAAGAGATTCTTCGACCGTTCACCATCAAATGCAGTGAGAAGTTGAGACGAATGATGCTCTTGCCATCAAAAGAAAAACTTCAATCGCTGCAACAAAGAGTATCCACTATATGCGACGGAAGCAAGGTGTACATAGAATGCAAAGCAGATCATGGGGTAATTAAAACCTTTATTCCAACGAAGCATCACAAGACAGCTGCTGAAGTTATCAATAAGGTTCTTGATGAAGGAAGACAGCAACTTCAGAGAGAGGAAAAAGAGATCCCTCTCAATCAGACTTCGCGTGTACGGTTCGTTGTTGGCAAAGGTCTTGCAGTACAACAGATCCTGATGGAAGATATGTATCGCTCTGTTGTCGTTAGGAAGATTGGGGAATTAACTCCGGAGCAAATTCTTTCTAATCTCAATAGCTACGGCGGACTTGTTGAATATTCTGTTAAAAACGAGACGTTATTCGCCATGTACGAGGACGCAGAGCAAGCAATGAAAGCAGTGGCGGAATCATCTGTTGCCTATGGTTTTCGTGTATGGCCTTACAACGAATTCCAGGGGCCTTCACCATGCAGAAGGGAAAAAACGTTTAAAATAAAGGTCAGCTGGAATAGACGAATTGAAAGCGGTCGTGCCAAGGTGGATTTTACTTTTGACCGTGACAATTTGTATAAAGTCATGAGCATCCTTCCGGCCAATGGCCAAAGGCCGCGTCCACTTCTGATCGGAAATACCACTGCCAAGGTTCAAAAAGACAAATGGGATGCGAATTCAATTTTTATCCAAAATCTAAATCAAGGTGAGAAAATAACCAAGAATGACATCAAACTTGCGTTGGAATGCCTGTCTCCATCAATAGGTATCACAAACCCTGAGCAACAAATACAAATCCACTACCAGAGAAGACCAAAAACCACAGATGAAGAGCTAGACTCACAGAAAgaagaattaaaaaaactggTCATGAAGATCCTTGATGACGATGCGTCCTTTGAGGTCTCGCTAAGGAATCCAAACCAAGCCTTCACAGCCTTCGCAATAATATATTTCCGTGATCCTATTGAAGGGGCAAATGTGGCAAAAGAGCTAGATGGTATCACAACATCTCGTCTGGAAGACTGGGATGTGGAGTTAAAGATTACCTGTTTCTTGAAGACATGCCTTACCTGTCCACAATACATATATGACGTTATTGAGCCAGGGGTAAAGGATGTCATTAATGACTTGAGGCAAGAGTGTGCGTCGGAGTGTGGCTGCCGTCTCACAGTCGATCTGCTCCAACCAAAGGAAGGTTCAAAGCGTGTGGCACTGCAAGTACAGA GCGATCAAAAGTGCAGCGTTCAGAAGAAAACTTCGAGAGATCGAACAGGCGACAAAGACGGTGCTACGTGCCGCGCCAAGTGGCGACGCTATCCACGTGTATGGAACTAG